A genomic window from Triticum urartu cultivar G1812 chromosome 7, Tu2.1, whole genome shotgun sequence includes:
- the LOC125524229 gene encoding spermidine hydroxycinnamoyltransferase 2-like, whose translation MASFVARRRKPELVLPAQATPHETLALSDIDGDIDLRFLQPAIEFFRAVDVGDHGQERPATAAKAIKAALAEALVHYYPLAGRLREAAGGKLAVECTGEGVVFVEADVDVSMDELGKPSPLPPYPCVQELLCEVGDPRVVVGVPLFFMQVTQLRCGGFVLGLHICHNIADGYGTNQFLKCIADLARTAGDASQIVSPVWNREMLTARIPPHINQAFVEFLNRLGNTGDDVMLSTPPEEMAVRFFLFAPGDIAALRSHHAPGHLSPPATSFELLTAVMWRCRTVALGYEHHQQVGLKFSMNVRGSGKRHGLVPHGFYGNALFYPVADTTAGELCGNPLAYTLGLIREAKHNMTNENMDSMVDFMASLHGRPPLTIDKMYEVSDMKWIGQEALDFRWAKRVGGGLPMVGDISFDSVSCHMRCRNGKGQDVIVINMILPGPAMDKFEKEIAVWVCNGQDKN comes from the exons ATGGCGTCCTTTGTGGCACGTCGGAGAAAACCCGAGCTCGTGCTACCGGCGCAAGCAACCCCGCACGAGACTCTGGCTCTCTCCGACATTGATGGCGACATAGACCTGCGATTTCTGCAGCCTGCCATCGAGTTCTTTCGCGCCGTCGACGTTGGTGACCATGGGCAAGAGCGGCCTGCCACTGCCGCCAAGGCAATTAAGGCGGCACTCGCGGAGGCGCTGGTGCACTACTATCCGCTGGCAGGCCGTCTACGAGAGGCTGCTGGGGGCAAGCTAGCTGTTGAGTGCACAGGGGAAGGCGTCGTGTTTGTGGAGGCGGACGTGGACGTGTCCATGGATGAGCTTGGCAAGCCGTCGCCTCTGCCACCATACCCGTGCGTCCAAGAACTGCTGTGCGAGGTGGGCGACCCTAGGGTTGTTGTCGGAGTTCCCTTGTTCTTCATGCAG GTAACCCAGCTGAGATGCGGAGGATTTGTGCTTGGCCTTCACATATGCCACAACATCGCCGATGGCTACGGCACCAATCAATTCCTGAAATGCATTGCCGACTTGGCTCGTACTGCGGGTGATGCCTCCCAAATCGTATCGCCGGTGTGGAATAGGGAGATGCTGACAGCACGCATCCCACCACACATAAACCAGGCATTCGTGGAATTCCTCAACAGATTAGGCAACACCGGCGACGACGTTATGTTGTCAACACCGCCGGAAGAAATGGCCGTCCGCTTCTTCCTCTTTGCCCCAGGAGACATCGCAGCGCTAAGAAGCCACCATGCCCCGGGGCATCTTTCGCCACCAGCCACAAGCTTCGAGCTTCTGACCGCGGTCATGTGGCGTTGCCGCACGGTGGCGCTCGGCTATGAGCACCACCAACAGGTGGGCCTAAAGTTCTCTATGAATGTGCGTGGGAGTGGGAAGCGCCATGGGCTCGTCCCGCATGGGTTTTACGGCAACGCGCTCTTCTACCCTGTGGCAGACACGACCGCCGGAGAGCTATGTGGCAACCCGCTTGCCTACACACTCGGGCTCATCCGTGAGGCCAAGCACAACATGACAAACGAGAACATGGATTCCATGGTAGATTTCATGGCGTCTCTGCATGGGCGGCCACCTCTCACCATTGACAAAATGTATGAGGTCTCTGACATGAAATGGATTGGACAGGAGGCGCTGGACTTCCGATGGGCAAagcgggtcggcggcggcttaCCCATGGTGGGTGACATCTCCTTCGACTCTGTGAGCTGCCACATGAGGTGTAGGAATGGCAAGGGTCAGGACGTGATCGTGATAAACATGATATTGCCAGGACCTGCAATGGACAAGTTTGAGAAGGAGATTGCTGTTTGGGTGTGCAACGGACAAGACAAAAACTAG
- the LOC125519616 gene encoding 4-hydroxybenzoate polyprenyltransferase, mitochondrial-like, whose amino-acid sequence MAVQRSKVVSLLTTWARISFDKEFRRWLRTCWSFETHCAYRGLGSVVVLFPVCCVYTVFGGAASVPSRRPVTCAPRRPGMTWDFHRMKFVLVSFSAGGAPRFRVMVAEVEDMAKPQVGALLGLAAIKECLDPVVILPLYTSGICWTLVYDTIYARQDKEDDLKVGVKSTTLRFGDSTKQWISAFGTMPNLVLITQSVMLCWSLPYYPLLTAAAAHLAWQISSVDLFHRADCNRKFVSNKWFGALVFSGILFGRLAS is encoded by the exons ATGGCAGTCCAAAGATCAAAGGTTGTTTCCTTACTCACGACTTGGGCGAGGATCTCCTTCGACAAGGAGTTCAGAAGATGGCTCAGGACTTGCTGGTCCTTCGAGACCCACTGCGCATATAGAGGGTTGGGCTCTGTGGTGGTGCTTTTTCCCGTCTGCTGCGTCTACACCGTCTTCGGTGGCGCGGCGTCGGTTCCGTCAAGGAGGCCGGTGACCTGCGCTCCTCGCAGGCCAGGCATGACTTGGGATTTCCATAGGATGAAGTTTGTTTTGGTGAGTTTCTCGGCTGGTGGAGCTCCTAGGTTTAGGGTGATGGTTGCCGAGGTGGAGGACATGGCGAAG CCTCAGGTAGGAGCTTTGTTAGGATTGGCTGCTATCAAAGAGTGCTTAGATCCTGTAGTCATCCTCCCATTGTACACTTCTGGTATATGTTGGACATTGGTGTACGATACCATATATGCACGTCAG GACAAAGAAGATGACCTCAAAGTAGGTGTCAAGTCCACAACATTGAGGTTTGGGGATTCGACCAAGCAATGGATCAGTGCCTTCGGCACAATGCCGAACTTGGTGCTCATCACTCAGAGTGTCATGTT ATGTTGGTCATTGCCCTACTACCCTCTTCTGACAGCTGCAGCTGCCCATTTGGCATGGCAGATATCATCTGTTGACTTATTTCACCGCGCAGATTGCAACAGGAA GTTTGTCTCAAATAAGTGGTTTGGAGCATTGGTGTTCAGTGGAATTTTGTTTGGGCGACTTGCATCATGA